One Scyliorhinus canicula chromosome 9, sScyCan1.1, whole genome shotgun sequence DNA segment encodes these proteins:
- the LOC119971112 gene encoding M-phase-specific PLK1-interacting protein, with amino-acid sequence MFRPNFRASQPGFRSPPPPGPGPFPGVGQAGSMYPWGGTATPPYGGRHRCYNKSPQQQQPPLPQQPGPGSGPFQHRYNSPSPGHQQPPQGFSPRHRGRYSSPPFQHPLSPGPQQHSPSPAHRKYQGSPRSSTPFSGGGERRSPAPVEHYYKASMLQDPWANLEPVCVSDINQQYSNLHTPSSGRAGRYFS; translated from the coding sequence ATGTTCCGGCCGAATTTCCGAGCGTCGCAGCCGGGGTTCCGGAGTCCGccgcctccaggcccaggcccgTTCCCCGGGGTGGGGCAGGCCGGCAGCATGTACCCCTGGGGCGGCACGGCCACGCCGCCTTACGGAGGCCGGCACCGGTGTTACAACAAGTccccccagcagcagcagccgcccCTCCCGCAGCAGCCAGGCCCGGGCTCGGGGCCCTTCCAGCACCGATACAACAGCCCGTCCCCCGGGCACCAGCAGCCGCCGCAGGGCTTCAGCCCCCGGCACCGGGGCCGTTACTCCTCGCCCCCCTTCCAGCACCCGCTCTCCCCCGGCCCTCAGCAACACTCTCCCAGCCCGGCCCACCGCAAGTATCAGGGCTCGCCCAGGTCGTCCACCCCGTTCAGCGGTGGAGGAGAGAGGAGATCGCCGGCCCCGGTGGAGCATTACTACAAAGCCTCCATGCTGCAGGACCCATGGGCTAACCTGGAGCCGGTCTGTGTGTCTGACATTAACCAGCAATACAGCAACCTGCACACCCCCAGCAGTGGCAGAGCCGGCAGATACTTCAGCTAA